A stretch of DNA from Candidatus Methylomirabilis sp.:
ACCTTAATGACGGCGACCCCGCCGGCGAGCTTGGCCAACCGCTCCTGGAGCTTCTCCCGGTCGTAGTCCGAGGTGGTCTCCTCGATCTGGGTCCGGATCTGCTTGATCCGTCCCTCGATCTCCTTCTGGGAGCCGGCCCCCTCGATCAGCGTGGTGTTCTCCTTGTCCACCACCACCTTCTTGCACTTGCCGAGGTCCTCCAGGCGGATGTTCTCCAGCTTGATCCCCAGCTCCTCGGAGATGACCTCGCCGCCCGTGAGGGTGGCGACGTCCTTCAGCATCTCCTTCCGGCGGTCGCCGAAGCCGGGGGCCTTGACCGCACACGTGGAGAGGGTCCCCCGGAGCTTGTTGACGACCAGGGTGGCGAGGGCCTCTCCCTCCACGTCCTCGGAGATGATGAGCAAGGGCTTCCCCATCTTCGCGATCTGCTCCAGGATGGGGAGGAGGTCCTTCATGTTGCTGATCTTCTTCTCGTGGATGAGGATCAGGGGGTTCTCCAGGACCACTTCCATCCGCTCCGGGTCGGTGACGAAGTAGGGGGAGATGTAGCCCCGGTCGAACTGCATTCCCTCGACCACCTCGAGGGTGGTCTCCATCGCCTTCGCCTCCTCCACGGTGATGACGCCGTCCTTCCCCACCTTTTCCATGGCATCGGCGATGAGGTCCCCGATGGCCTTGTCGTTGTTGGCGGAGATGGTGGCGACCTGGGAGATCTCCTTCTTGCCCTTGGTGGGCTTGGAGAGCTTCTTGATCTCCTCTACCACCGCCTCGACCGCCTTCTCGACCCCCCGCTTCAGCGCCATGGGGTTCGCGCCGGCGGTCACGTTCTTCATCCCCTCCCGGAAGATGGAGTGGGCGAGCGCGGTGGCGGTGGTGGTCCCGTCCCCGGCCACGTCCGAGGTCTTGGAGGCGACCTCCCTGACCATCTGGGCCCCCATGTTCTCGAAGGGGTCCTCGAGCTCGATCTCCTTCGCGACCGTGACCCCGTCCTTGGTGATGACGGGGGCGCCGAACTTCTTGTCGAGGACGACGTTGCGCCCCTTCGGGCCGAGGGTGATCACGACCGCGTGGGCGAGCTTCTCGACGCCCCGCAGGATGGCGCGCCGCGCTTCTTCGTCATACTTGAGCTGCTTGGCTGGCATCGGGCTGGTCCTCCTTGGTGGAGCCGCCGGGCGGGCGGCCGCTTACTTCAGAATCCCGAGGACATCTTCCTCCCGCATGATCAGGTACTCCTCGTCGCCGAGCTTCACCTCGGACCCGGAGTACTTCCCGAAGAGGATCTTGTCCCCCACCTTGACGTCCAGGGGCATGAGCTTGCCGTGGTCGTCCCGCTTCCCGGGGCCCACCGCGATGACCTCCCCCTCCTGGGGCTTCTCCTTCGCCGTGTCCGGGATGATGATGCCGCCCTTCTTGACCTCCTGCTCCTCCAGCCGCTTGATCATGATGCGGTCGTGGAGAGGTTGAATCTTTCGTGCCATGGTCCTGCCCCCTCCCTTCTCCAGGTCTCTAGATCAGTTCGCCAACCCCGTTCCGCCCCCCGGCGGTGGGCGTGATGCCGAACCGCCGGTGCACCACTTCGTGCCGGTCTCACCTCCTCAACATTATGTGTTGGCGGCTTCCACCGTCGTGCTAGGATGCGGCCGATCAGGACCACCTCGGCAGAATGGCCCCAGTTCCGTTGTTGGCACTCTCATCAAGCGAGTGCCAGCACGGCTTAAAGTACTTCCAATATGTCCAGAAATCAAGAGGAAAAAACTCCAAGGGACACCAAAGACTGTGGGAAGAGTCCAATGGATACGATAGGATCAATCTCTTTCTTGATTTTTCTTCGTTTTTCTCCTCTGATCTCACATAAATGGCGATAGATCGTATCGGGATCCAGGTGTCACATACCCAGCTCCGGCCCACCAGGGCCGTCGTGGACCTCGGAGCGATCGCCCACAATGTCCGGAATATCAAGGCCCTGGTGGGAAAGGGCGTCCGCCTCATGGCGGTCGTCAAGGCGGACGCCTACGGCCACGGCCTGGTGCCCGTGGCCCGGACGGCCCTTGGGGCAGGGGCCGAATGGCTCGGGGTGGCCCTTCCGGAGGAGGGGGTAGCCCTCAGGGCAGCCGGGATCACGGCCCCCATCCTCGTCCTCGGGCCGACGGTACCCGCCCAGGCGCAGCTGGTGGCTGGGGCGGGCCTCGACCAGATGGTCCACTCGACCCGGCTCGCAGAGGCCCTCTCCCGCGCGGCCCGGAAAGCGCGCCGCACCCTCCCGGTGCACCTCAAGGTAGAGACGGGGATGGGGCGGGTCGGGGTCCCGGTGGAGGAGGTGGCCGCGCTCGCGGGAGTCATCGGCCGGCTCCCGGGACTTCGCCTGGGGGGCGTGATGACCCACTTTGCGGCGGCCGACGCGCCGGAAGCTGCCCATGCCCGGGAGCAGCTCCGGCACTTTCACAAGGCCCTGGCCTCTGCGCATCTGCGGGCGGGTCCGTCCCTCCTCCGCCACGCCGCCAATAGCGCCGCGACGTTCGCTCTGCCCGAAGCCCGCCTGGACCTGGTCCGGATCGGCATCGCCCTCTACGGCTGTCCCCCGTCGCCCGACGCGTCGCCCCCCATCCCTCTCCGCCCGGCCCTCACCCTGGAGACGCGGGTGGCTCAGGTGCGTTGGGTCCCGGCCGGGACCACCGTCTCCTACGGGTGCACCTTCGTCGCGCCGGCTCGGATGCGCATCGCCACCCTGCCCGTCGGGTACGGGGACGGCTTTCCCCGCCTCCTCAGCAACCGGGGTGCGGTCCTCCTCCGGGGCAAGCGGGCTCCCGTCGTGGGTCGGGTCTGCATGGACATGGTCATGGTGGACGTCACCGGCATCCCGGAGGTGAGCGAGGAGGACCCGGTTGTCCTCCTCGGCGCACAGGGAACGGAGGTCATTCCCGCCGAGGAGTGGGCCGGCCTGGCGGATACCATCTCCTACGAGATCCTCTGCGGCATCACCCCCCGGGTCCCGCGCGTGTATGTGGGAGAAGGCGCGCCGGGAGCGCGTGGGGAGGCCCCCCCAGGAGAACGCCCGAAGAGAGCGCCTCGCTCCCGGCGTGCGGGCCGGCGTCCCTCCCGGCGCCGGGCACCTTGACAAGCCTGAAGGCGCCCAGTATTCT
This window harbors:
- the groL gene encoding chaperonin GroEL (60 kDa chaperone family; promotes refolding of misfolded polypeptides especially under stressful conditions; forms two stacked rings of heptamers to form a barrel-shaped 14mer; ends can be capped by GroES; misfolded proteins enter the barrel where they are refolded when GroES binds), producing the protein MPAKQLKYDEEARRAILRGVEKLAHAVVITLGPKGRNVVLDKKFGAPVITKDGVTVAKEIELEDPFENMGAQMVREVASKTSDVAGDGTTTATALAHSIFREGMKNVTAGANPMALKRGVEKAVEAVVEEIKKLSKPTKGKKEISQVATISANNDKAIGDLIADAMEKVGKDGVITVEEAKAMETTLEVVEGMQFDRGYISPYFVTDPERMEVVLENPLILIHEKKISNMKDLLPILEQIAKMGKPLLIISEDVEGEALATLVVNKLRGTLSTCAVKAPGFGDRRKEMLKDVATLTGGEVISEELGIKLENIRLEDLGKCKKVVVDKENTTLIEGAGSQKEIEGRIKQIRTQIEETTSDYDREKLQERLAKLAGGVAVIKVGAATEVEMKERKARVEDALNATRAAVEEGIVPGGGVVLLRAGKALEALKLEGDEKTGAEIVRRALEEPIRQIAENAGTEGAIVVQKVRDGKGAYGFNAETNAFEDLMEAGIIDPTKVTRVALQNAASIAALLITTECLVTEIPEKEKTPPMPHGGGGGMGDMY
- the groES gene encoding co-chaperone GroES — protein: MARKIQPLHDRIMIKRLEEQEVKKGGIIIPDTAKEKPQEGEVIAVGPGKRDDHGKLMPLDVKVGDKILFGKYSGSEVKLGDEEYLIMREEDVLGILK
- the alr gene encoding alanine racemase, encoding MAIDRIGIQVSHTQLRPTRAVVDLGAIAHNVRNIKALVGKGVRLMAVVKADAYGHGLVPVARTALGAGAEWLGVALPEEGVALRAAGITAPILVLGPTVPAQAQLVAGAGLDQMVHSTRLAEALSRAARKARRTLPVHLKVETGMGRVGVPVEEVAALAGVIGRLPGLRLGGVMTHFAAADAPEAAHAREQLRHFHKALASAHLRAGPSLLRHAANSAATFALPEARLDLVRIGIALYGCPPSPDASPPIPLRPALTLETRVAQVRWVPAGTTVSYGCTFVAPARMRIATLPVGYGDGFPRLLSNRGAVLLRGKRAPVVGRVCMDMVMVDVTGIPEVSEEDPVVLLGAQGTEVIPAEEWAGLADTISYEILCGITPRVPRVYVGEGAPGARGEAPPGERPKRAPRSRRAGRRPSRRRAP